A single Streptomyces mirabilis DNA region contains:
- a CDS encoding IS256 family transposase produces the protein MPVSQNGLSSELLEELAALAAEKVRGEGLRLMGEGGLLPELAQHLMQAALEAEMDEHLAAEAGRSGGRGSRSGGNMRNGYRTKKVMTEVGAVTVQVPRDRLGTFRPRMLPAYARRTGALDDLVLSLTAKGLTSGEIVSHLAQTYGMTTTKETISTITDKALESMAEWRTRPLDPVYPVVFIDAVHVKIRDGHVANRPVYVAIAVTADGYREILGLWAGNGGEGAKYWQTVLTEIKNRGVRDVLMLVCDGLSALPDAVNTVWPQTVVQTCVVHLIRASLRYASRRDWAEVARDLKPVYTAVNEEEARQRLADFDTAWGKRYPSIAGTWQRAWSEFVPFLGLPDAIRQVVYTTNAIESLNSRYRRAAQACGHFPNEQAALKRLYLATLALDPTGRGRQRWNNRWKSALNEFDVLFDGRLTAGRV, from the coding sequence ATGCCGGTGTCTCAGAACGGTCTGTCCAGCGAGCTGCTGGAGGAGCTGGCCGCGCTGGCGGCCGAGAAGGTCCGCGGGGAAGGGCTGCGGCTGATGGGCGAGGGCGGGCTGCTGCCCGAGCTGGCCCAGCACCTGATGCAGGCCGCCCTGGAAGCCGAGATGGACGAACACCTGGCCGCCGAGGCCGGCCGGAGCGGCGGGCGCGGGTCCCGCTCAGGCGGCAACATGCGCAACGGCTACCGGACCAAGAAGGTCATGACGGAAGTCGGCGCCGTGACGGTGCAGGTCCCCAGAGACAGGCTGGGCACCTTCCGGCCCCGGATGCTGCCCGCGTACGCCCGCCGCACCGGCGCGCTGGACGACCTGGTGCTCTCGCTGACCGCCAAGGGCCTGACCTCCGGCGAAATCGTCTCCCACCTCGCCCAGACCTACGGGATGACGACCACGAAGGAGACCATCTCCACGATCACCGACAAGGCCCTGGAATCGATGGCGGAATGGCGCACACGCCCGCTCGATCCGGTCTACCCGGTCGTCTTCATCGACGCCGTGCACGTCAAGATCAGGGACGGTCACGTCGCCAACCGGCCCGTCTACGTGGCCATCGCGGTCACCGCCGACGGCTACCGCGAGATCCTCGGCCTGTGGGCCGGGAACGGCGGCGAGGGCGCCAAGTACTGGCAGACCGTCCTGACCGAGATCAAGAACAGAGGCGTCCGCGACGTGCTCATGCTGGTCTGCGACGGGCTGAGCGCCCTGCCCGACGCGGTGAACACCGTCTGGCCCCAGACCGTCGTGCAGACCTGCGTCGTCCACCTCATCCGCGCCAGCCTGCGCTACGCATCACGCCGCGACTGGGCCGAGGTCGCCCGCGACCTCAAGCCCGTCTACACCGCCGTCAACGAGGAAGAGGCCCGGCAACGGCTCGCCGACTTCGACACCGCGTGGGGCAAGCGCTACCCCTCGATCGCCGGCACCTGGCAGCGGGCCTGGAGCGAGTTCGTACCCTTCCTCGGCCTGCCCGACGCCATCCGCCAGGTCGTCTACACCACCAACGCCATCGAATCCCTCAACTCCCGCTACCGGCGCGCGGCCCAGGCCTGCGGACACTTCCCCAACGAGCAGGCCGCCCTCAAACGCCTCTACCTCGCCACCCTCGCCCTCGACCCCACCGGCCGCGGCCGCCAGCGCTGGAACAACCGCTGGAAGTCCGCCCTCAACGAGTTCGACGTCCTCTTCGACGGCCGCCTTACCGCCGGACGAGTGTAG
- a CDS encoding DEAD/DEAH box helicase, with amino-acid sequence MQDQPRGTDPVGRLDPVVLHHIVNTLGWPDLRPLQKAAVHPLMDGEDAILLAPTAGGKTEAVTFPLLSAMREKRWTGTSVLYLAPLKALLNNLVHRVDSYAQWLGRRAALWHGDTPESVRRRIRTDSPDFLLTTPESLEAMLISVKTDHTHMLGRVRAVVVDEVHAFAGDDRGWHLLAVLERLERLAGQRIQRIGLSATVGNPDTLLTWLQGASPADRRGRVVAPGVILPAATGTAAAGSGDLPRPAGEVELDYVGSLANAAKVISALHLGEKRLIFCDSRKQVEELGAALRARDVTVFLSHASLSTDERARSEQAFAEARDCVIVSTSTLELGIDVGDLDRVVQIDSPSTVASFLQRIGRTGRRTGTSRNCLFLTTRPDTLLQAAGLLTLWARGWVEPVTPPPSPRHLVVQQLLAVTLQEHRIGDRLWPEQWNGLAPFDRSAAPLLSHLLDGGFLDSDGGMLFVGPEAEKHFGRRHFMELTASFTAPPEFTVLAGRTEIGTTDPTVLTEERQGPRRLLLAGRSWQVTFIDWARRRAFVEPVEDGGIAKWQGSEARGLSYALTRAMRDVLLGTDPDVRLTRRATATLAELRMDRAPHEVHPAGTLLVHDADAARWWTWAGYRANATLTASLGNLADPVQRPTDTHVRLRQDLSPADWKSARAELPDSLTLPTVDPRAVRGLKFSAALPPRLATTTLAERLADFDSALAAAREPVRVEWSS; translated from the coding sequence GTGCAGGATCAGCCGCGCGGCACCGACCCGGTGGGACGCCTCGACCCGGTCGTCCTGCACCACATCGTCAACACGCTCGGGTGGCCCGATCTGCGCCCCCTGCAGAAGGCTGCCGTACATCCGCTGATGGACGGCGAGGACGCGATCCTGCTCGCCCCGACGGCAGGCGGGAAGACGGAGGCTGTCACCTTCCCGCTGCTGTCCGCCATGCGGGAGAAGCGCTGGACCGGTACCTCCGTGCTCTACCTGGCCCCGCTCAAGGCGCTCCTGAACAACCTGGTGCACCGGGTCGACAGCTACGCCCAGTGGTTGGGACGCCGAGCCGCGCTCTGGCACGGCGACACCCCTGAGTCCGTACGCCGCCGCATCCGCACCGATTCCCCTGACTTCCTGCTCACGACACCCGAGTCTCTCGAAGCGATGCTCATCAGCGTCAAGACCGACCACACGCACATGCTGGGCCGTGTGCGCGCCGTGGTCGTCGACGAGGTGCACGCCTTCGCAGGGGACGACCGTGGCTGGCACCTGCTCGCTGTGCTCGAACGCCTGGAGCGACTGGCCGGCCAACGCATCCAGCGCATCGGCCTCTCCGCCACTGTCGGCAACCCCGACACTCTGCTCACCTGGCTCCAGGGCGCAAGCCCCGCCGACCGCCGCGGCCGGGTCGTCGCCCCCGGCGTCATCCTGCCTGCCGCCACCGGCACCGCTGCAGCCGGCTCCGGAGACCTCCCGCGCCCCGCAGGGGAGGTAGAGCTCGACTATGTCGGATCCCTCGCCAACGCCGCCAAGGTGATCTCCGCCCTGCACCTGGGCGAAAAGCGGCTCATCTTCTGCGACTCCCGCAAGCAGGTGGAGGAACTCGGTGCGGCACTGCGAGCCCGCGACGTCACCGTGTTCCTCTCCCACGCCTCCCTCTCCACCGACGAACGCGCACGCTCCGAGCAAGCATTCGCCGAAGCCCGCGACTGCGTCATCGTCTCTACCTCCACCCTCGAACTCGGCATCGATGTCGGCGATCTCGACCGCGTCGTCCAGATCGACTCACCCAGCACCGTGGCCTCCTTCCTGCAGCGCATCGGCCGCACCGGACGCCGCACCGGAACCTCCCGCAACTGCCTGTTCCTGACCACCCGCCCCGACACCCTGCTCCAAGCCGCCGGCCTGCTCACCCTGTGGGCCCGCGGCTGGGTCGAACCCGTGACCCCGCCGCCCTCGCCCCGCCACCTCGTCGTACAGCAACTCCTCGCCGTCACTCTGCAGGAACACCGCATCGGCGACCGCCTGTGGCCCGAACAGTGGAACGGCCTCGCCCCCTTCGACCGCTCCGCCGCCCCCCTCCTGTCCCACCTGCTCGACGGCGGCTTCCTCGACAGCGACGGCGGCATGCTGTTCGTCGGCCCCGAGGCCGAGAAGCATTTCGGCCGACGGCACTTCATGGAACTGACCGCCTCCTTCACCGCACCCCCCGAGTTCACCGTGCTCGCCGGGCGCACCGAGATCGGCACCACCGACCCCACCGTCCTCACCGAAGAACGCCAAGGCCCGCGCCGCCTGCTCCTGGCCGGCCGCAGCTGGCAGGTCACCTTCATCGACTGGGCCCGACGCCGCGCCTTCGTCGAACCCGTCGAAGACGGCGGCATCGCGAAATGGCAGGGCAGCGAAGCCCGCGGCCTGTCGTACGCCCTCACCCGAGCCATGCGCGACGTCCTCCTCGGCACCGACCCCGACGTCCGCCTCACCCGCCGCGCCACCGCGACCCTTGCCGAACTCCGCATGGACCGCGCACCCCACGAAGTGCACCCGGCGGGCACCCTGCTGGTGCACGACGCGGATGCCGCACGCTGGTGGACCTGGGCCGGCTACCGCGCCAACGCCACCCTCACAGCTTCCCTCGGGAATCTCGCCGACCCTGTGCAGCGCCCCACCGACACCCACGTCCGCCTCCGCCAGGACCTCTCCCCCGCCGACTGGAAGTCCGCCCGCGCTGAACTACCCGACTCCCTCACCCTGCCAACCGTCGACCCGCGCGCCGTCCGCGGCCTCAAGTTCTCCGCCGCCCTCCCTCCCCGACTCGCCACGACCACGCTCGCCGAACGCCTCGCCGACTTCGACAGCGCCCTTGCCGCCGCCCGCGAGCCCGTACGGGTGGAATGGAGCAGCTGA
- the brxD gene encoding BREX system ATP-binding protein BrxD → MNAFGSSASGAATPVGAVRRRAVVDALRRGAVPESGLDLLATGLGRFERAVDEELDTVAGGGSVFKAVRGEYGSGKTFFTRWLGERAKRRTFAVAEIQVSETETPLHKLETVYRRLTERLTTASFPPSALRPVVDAWFYALEEDALADGASENELPQAVEKLLTARLAEVSRHAPAFATALRGYKQSLDAGDEATAAAVMAWLGGQPHVAAAARRSAGVRGELDHFGAFGFLQGLLTVLRDAGHAGLVLVLDEVETLQRVRSDARDKALNALRQLIDEVHSGRFPGLYLVITGTPAFYDGQQGVQRLAPLAQRLATDFTTDPRFDNPRAVQIRLPGFTEESLTGLGATIRDLFAEGSQSPDRIKQLADDAYLTDLARAVGGALGGKVGVAPRLYLKKLVGDVLDRIDQFSDFDPRTHYKLTVGSGDLTATERNFAAPAPAASADDLDLEL, encoded by the coding sequence GTGAATGCGTTTGGATCTTCAGCATCCGGGGCCGCCACCCCGGTCGGGGCCGTGCGACGGCGCGCCGTGGTGGACGCGCTGCGGCGCGGCGCCGTCCCCGAGAGCGGCCTCGACCTGCTCGCCACCGGCCTCGGCCGCTTCGAGCGGGCAGTTGACGAGGAACTGGACACCGTCGCCGGCGGCGGCTCGGTGTTCAAGGCCGTGCGCGGCGAGTACGGATCCGGCAAGACCTTCTTCACCCGCTGGCTCGGAGAACGCGCCAAACGACGCACCTTCGCCGTAGCCGAAATACAGGTGTCGGAGACCGAGACCCCCCTGCACAAGCTGGAGACCGTCTACCGGCGACTCACCGAACGCCTGACCACCGCGAGCTTCCCGCCCAGCGCCCTGCGGCCGGTCGTCGACGCCTGGTTCTATGCACTGGAGGAGGACGCACTCGCCGACGGCGCGAGCGAGAACGAGCTGCCGCAGGCCGTGGAGAAGCTGCTCACCGCCCGCCTTGCCGAGGTATCCCGGCACGCCCCCGCGTTCGCCACCGCCCTGCGCGGATACAAACAGTCCCTGGACGCCGGAGACGAGGCCACCGCCGCCGCGGTCATGGCCTGGCTCGGCGGCCAGCCACACGTCGCCGCAGCCGCCCGACGCAGCGCAGGAGTCCGCGGGGAGCTGGACCACTTCGGTGCCTTCGGCTTCCTGCAGGGCCTGCTCACCGTGCTCCGGGACGCTGGACACGCCGGACTCGTCCTCGTCCTGGACGAAGTAGAGACCCTGCAACGGGTCCGCTCCGACGCCCGCGACAAGGCACTCAACGCACTGCGGCAGCTCATCGACGAGGTCCACTCCGGCCGCTTCCCCGGCCTGTACCTCGTCATCACCGGCACGCCCGCCTTCTACGACGGACAGCAGGGCGTACAGCGACTCGCACCGCTCGCCCAGCGCCTCGCCACCGACTTCACCACGGACCCCCGCTTCGACAACCCTCGGGCCGTCCAAATCCGATTGCCCGGATTCACCGAGGAGTCACTGACCGGCCTGGGTGCCACCATCCGTGACCTCTTCGCCGAAGGCTCCCAGTCTCCCGACCGGATCAAGCAGCTCGCCGACGACGCCTACCTCACCGACCTGGCACGGGCCGTGGGCGGGGCCCTCGGTGGAAAGGTCGGAGTAGCACCACGGCTGTACCTGAAGAAGCTGGTCGGAGATGTGCTCGACCGGATCGACCAGTTCTCCGACTTCGACCCGCGCACGCACTACAAGCTGACGGTGGGAAGCGGCGACCTCACGGCCACTGAACGGAACTTCGCCGCTCCCGCGCCGGCGGCCTCGGCGGATGACCTCGACCTCGAGCTCTGA